From the genome of Fundulus heteroclitus isolate FHET01 chromosome 9, MU-UCD_Fhet_4.1, whole genome shotgun sequence, one region includes:
- the osbpl9 gene encoding oxysterol-binding protein-related protein 9 isoform X4, with translation MFIGARRPEAETGLVPSVQDFDKKLAEADAYLQILIDQLKLFDEKIKDCKEDESRRKIENLKETTCSMVESIKHCIVLLQIAKDQSNEQQHANGLISTINPVDGIYQPPLDPPVVNTTMPTQTTLPTDASQVCKSDQRPSTLAVGPMVTVMGSLQTPTPNSTGSGPSGPSSGVASPTRIPLPSHSVPDFSYSSSEDEFYDADEYYQSSTSPKHCADPSGPSAASAATNEEKLLKRPETTESLYSSMSNGTTDADMFDSHDDRDDDGEGESVEEHKSVIMHLLSQVRLGMDLTKVVLPTFILERRSLLEMYADFFAHPDLFVSIADQPEPRERMVQVVKWYMSAFHAGRKGSVAKKPYNPILGEVFFCHWDLPNEKEEPSPPTETASDGPFPWSSPNSVCFVAEQVSHHPPISAFYAECSSKKIQFNAHIWTKSKFLGMSIGVHNIGQGCVSCLEHDEHYILTFPNGYGRSILTVPWVELGGECNISCSKSGYSATIVFHTKPFYGGKKHRVTAEIFAPNDKKSFCSIEGEWNGVMYTKLATGENATFIDTKKLGIIKKKVRKLEDQMEYESRRLWRDVTLNLKLKDIDAATEAKHRLEEKQRAEARERKEKEQQWETRLFHEDGECWVYDEPLLKRLASQRQ, from the exons aaaatagaaaatttgAAAGAGACTACTTGT AGTATGGTAGAGTCCATCAAGCACTGTATTGTTCTTCTGCAGATTGCCAAG GACCAAAGTAACGAACAGCAACACGCAAACGGACTTATA AGCACCATCAACCCAGTGGATGGGATCTACCAGCCCCCCCTGGACCCCCCTGTAGTCAACACCACAATGCCAACACAGACCACACTACCTACAG ACGCTTCTCAGGTGTGTAAATCAGACCAACGACCCTCCACGTTAGCTGTTGGTCCCATGGTCACAGTGATGGGCAGTCTGCAGACCCCAACTCCCAACAGCACAG GGAGTGGCCCGTCCGGCCCCAGCAGCGGCGTCGCCTCTCCGACTCGCATCCCCCTGCCCTCACACTCAGTGCCAGACTTCTCCTACTCCTCCAGCGAGGATGAGTTTTATGATGCTGACGAGTATTACCAGAGCAGCACTTCACCCAAACACTGTGCAGA TCCCTCAGGGCCTTCTGCTGCCTCGGCCGCCACTAATGAAGAAAAGTTGTTAAAACGGCCCGAAACCACAGAGTCCCTCTACTCCTCCATGTCAAACGGCACCACTGATGCAG aTATGTTTGACAGCCACGATGACCGCGACGACGACGGTGAGGGGGAGTCTGTGGAAGAGCACAAGAGCGTCATCATGCATCTGCTCTCGCAAGTCCGCTTGGGCATGGACCTCACAAAA GTGGTCCTGCCTACTTTCATCCTAGAGAGGCGGTCCTTGTTGGAGATGTACGCGGACTTCTTTGCACACCCCGACTTATTTGTAAG CATCGCTGACCAGCCGGAGCCCAGAGAGCGCATGGTTCAGGTGGTGAAGTGGTACATGTCCGCTTTCCATGCAGGCAGGAAAGGCTCAGTGGCCAAAAAACCTTACAACCCAATCCTGGGCGAAGTCTTCTTCTGCCACTGGGATCTTCCAAACGAGAAAGAAGAACCTTCTCCTCCTacg GAGACGGCGTCAGATGGTCCGTTTCCCTGGTCCTCTCCCAACAGCGTGTGCTTCGTGGCAGAGCAGGTCTCTCACCACCCGCCCA TTTCCGCATTTTACGCCGAGTGTTCCAGTAAGAAGATCCAGTTCAACGCTCACATCTGGACAAAGTCAAAGTTTCTTGGCATGTCTATAGGTGTCCACAACATCGGTCAAG GTTGTGTGTCGTGTTTGGAGCACGATGAACATTACATCCTCACCTTCCCTAATGGATACGGCAG GTCGATTCTGACCGTGCCGTGGGTGGAGCTGGGCGGAGAGTGCAACATCTCCTGCTCCAAGTCGGGCTACAGCGCCACCATCGTGTTCCACACCAAGCCTTTCTACGGCGGGAAGAAGCACAGGGTCACAGCGGAAATTTT CGCACCAAATGACAAGAAGTCTTTCTGCTCCATCGAAGGAGAATGGAACGGAGTGATGTACACCAAGCTGGCAACTGGA GAGAATGCGACATTCATAGACACTAAGAAATTGGGCATCATAAAGAAGAAAgtgaggaagctggaggaccagATGGAGTACGAGTCCCGAAG ACTATGGCGAGATGTGACTCTGAACCTGAAGCTTAAAGACATCGATGCCGCAACAGAGGCCAAGCACCGTCTGGAGGAGAAACAACGAGCCGAAGCCAGAGAAAGGAAGGAGAAGGAGCAGCAGTGGGAAACCAGG CTCTTCCACGAGGACGGGGAGTGCTGGGTCTACGACGAGCCGCTATTAAAGAGACTAGCCTCTCAAAGGCAATGA